Genomic DNA from Gloeocapsa sp. DLM2.Bin57:
AACTGTTCGACTTCTTCGGTATAGCGAATGGGTAGAACGTATTCTAGGTTTTCGTGAGGACGAGCGATAATATGGGTTGAGAGTACTTCTCCACCATTTACTCGTTTGACGCTTTCTATTCCTGCTGCTACTGAGGCTTGTACTTCGGAAACGTCCCCTCTGACGATGACGGTTACTCTTCCTGTGCCGATTTTTTCATAACCTACTAGGGTTACTCTAGCTGCTTTGACCATAGCGTCTGCTGCTTCTACTACGGCGGGGAAACCTAGAGTTTCTACCATTCCTACTGCGATTGACATAAATAACTACTCCTAAATTAAAATGGGTTAATATGAACGGAATTGTTCAACTTCTTCGGTGTAGCGAATGGGTAGAACGTATTCTAGGTTTTCGTGAGGACGAGCAATGATATGAGTTGAAAGTACTTCACCACCATTGACGCGGTTAGCTGCTTCTATTCCTGCTGCTACTGAGGCTTGTACTTCAGAAACGTCGCCTCTAACGATGACCGTTACTCTTCCTGTCCCAATTTTTTCGTAGCCCACTAGGGTTACTCTGCCTGCTTTAACCATGGCGTCTGCTGCTTCTACTACGGCTGGGAAACCTAGGGTTTCTACCATTCCTACGGCAATGGACATTTTTTTTTACTTCCTCAAGTTTATTCTGCTAATTTTTTTGTGTATTTTTTGCTGAAGTTTAGTAGTTATCTGTTTTAATTTTCCTAGCTGAGAATGTCAGAAGTATCTAACCAAAGTTACAATTACTCTGAGCTAAAAAAATGCTGCTATAGATAACTCTCTAACAAAAGCATAGGGAACAATGGCGCATTTGACAATATAAATTATTATGATATTTTTTAATCCTATAGTTTACGAAAATTAATACTACGATTTTTGTAGTTGCAATAACACGGTTTTCACAGCGGGGGGAAGTTGACGTAAAATTTTACCTTTTTCTCTATCTATCGCTACTAGGGTTATTCTAGCGGTTAGATAAGTTTGTTCTGTG
This window encodes:
- a CDS encoding carbon dioxide-concentrating mechanism protein CcmK, giving the protein MSIAVGMVETLGFPAVVEAADAMVKAARVTLVGYEKIGTGRVTVIVRGDVSEVQASVAAGIESVKRVNGGEVLSTHIIARPHENLEYVLPIRYTEEVEQFRESVNPRPLGRS
- a CDS encoding carbon dioxide-concentrating mechanism protein CcmK, translated to MSIAVGMVETLGFPAVVEAADAMVKAGRVTLVGYEKIGTGRVTVIVRGDVSEVQASVAAGIEAANRVNGGEVLSTHIIARPHENLEYVLPIRYTEEVEQFRSY